In Levilactobacillus brevis, the genomic window TGTTTGGAGACTGGCGACTTTCGCTAGGCTTAAAACCGAGCCGGAGGACCGCTCCACAGGCCGCAGGCGGTCCCCCGCCGGAATCTCTGGCAGCCACAGGTGGCGTTGATGACTAGTTTAATGGTGATTTGTTTGTAAACTTTCAACCTTTAGTTAATTCATAAAGAACAGAATCAAGTAAACAATAATAATTAAGGCGACTAACCAAAAAATCGCCCAATTGAGGCGGTGGCCCAGTCGCTTTTGTTTCATCTCGGTTGGGCTGACACGTTGATCCATGGGTGGTTCTTCGGTCGGTTCATTGCCCTTGGGATTGCCGTGCTTGCGCGCATACTCCTTCTCAACTTGAACCCGTTTACGGTCGCGTTCCTGAAAGTCCTTTTCGGCCTGTTCCTGCTCGCGGCGGTAATCGGCTCTCGTCTTGGGCGGTTCGTTGTGATCTTGCCAATCATCGTTCATCGCTGTCACCTACTTCTGTAATAGCCAGTAATAGATGGCCGTAATCGTCTTGGCGTCGTTAATCTCACCGCTCTCAATCATGGCCTGAGCCTCTTGTTTCGTGACCGTCAAGAGTTCCAAGTTTTCCCCGCGATCACGGGGTAGCTTGGTCGTCACGGGCTTTAAATCCGTCGCCATAAACAAGGTCATATACTCATCGGAAAACCCGACGCTAGAGTAGAATCCGGTAATTCGTTTTAGCTGGCCCGGTTGGTAACGAATCTCCTCGTTGAGCTCCCGCATCACCGCGTGTTCGACGTTATCGGCATCCCGACTATCTAGCTTGCCGGCCGGAATCTCCAGGGTTGCGGCGGCGATTGGTGCCCGCCACTGCCGTTCCAGAATCATCTTGTGATCGTCAGTCAGCGCCAAAATTCCCACCGCACCCGCGTGCCGGACGATTTCTCTGGTCGCGGTATCGCCGTTGGGAAGCCGAACGCTCTGCCGTTCTAATTTTACAATCACACCGTCATAAAGTTCCTCGGTGGATTCGACGTGTTCTTCTAAATCCATGTTAAGCCTCCTCCGTGCTGCCCGTGACCACAGGCGTCACTTTCGCCGCTTGTGGGCCACGAATGCCTTGGACAATCACGAATTGCACGGTTTGGCCGGGTTCCAGCTTAAGAAAGCCTTCCCCTTCACCGATAATGCCCGTGTAGTACACGAAGACATCTTCACCTTCAGGCGTGGTAATAAATCCAAAACCGCGTTGTTCACTATAACTCTTTACTTTTCCGGTTAACATGGTATTCCCTCCCATACATAGTTCGAATTATACTCGCTTGGCCGGTCGACCGCAAACGCGGGGACTCGCCGTTGCTTATCCTTGGTATCTGCGTCGCTCACACTGGCCCACCTTGCCATGTAACTCCCCACAATATGGGGACCTAAACCGCTTCTTCGACCACAGATAATCCGGAGCGAACCGCCCGCCAATTCAAAAATGCCGCAAGACCACCCACGACGGGCAAGTCTTACGACATTTCATGAATTTAAAGTGAACTTAATGATTAAGCTTTACTTTTCGTCGAACCCTTCCGTTGCCGTTTCGGGGAAGTTTTCCCGAACGATAGCGGCACAACGGGCACAGAAGTGTGGATAGTCAGCATCGCTACCAACATCTTCCTTGGTCAACCGGCAACGATCACAAACCTCACCGGCAGCGGCCGTGACCTTAACCGCAACGTGGTCAAAGGTCAACGCATCGGCTGGTGCTTGATCCAACGCGGCGAAGTCCAGTCCAGAAACCAACAGGATTTGTTGAACGTTGATGTTCAGCTTATCCAGCAGCGTCTTGGTCTGATCGTCGATGTACAAGTCGAGGTGGGCTTCAGCGGCCTTCCCGATCAACTTGGCATCCCGAGCTTCTTCCAACGCCTTTAAGACGTGACTCCGCAGCTTCATGAAGTGGTCCCAAGCGGAACTTTCACCGTCGTCGGCTACTTCATTGGCATCGTCCATGTCCAAGACCTTAGGCATTTCAGCCAATTGAACGAAGCCTTCGGGTTCCTTCAAGAAGCCCCAGAGTTCTTCGGCCGTGTGTGGCAGGATTGGCGTGATCAGCTTGGTCAGGTTAACGGCAATCTGGTAGAAGACCGTTTGCATGGAGCGGCGTGCCTTACTGTCAGCGGCATCGATGTACAGGATGTCCTTGGCAAAGTCCAGATAGAAGGCAGATAAGTCCGTAACGACGAAGTTAATTAATTCCTTGTAAATGTTCAAGAAATCAAAGTTATCGTAGTGGGCTTCCACGCTCTTGGTAAACGCATTGAGTTTGTACAGCATGTGCCGGTCAACCGACGTCAACTGGTCAACGGCCACGGCATCGGTCTTCGGATCGAAGTCACTGGTGTTCGCCAACAGGTAACGCATGGTGTTCCGCAACTTTTTGTAGCTGTCGGAAATCTTCACGAAGGATTCAGTTGAGACCCGCACATCGGCGGAAGAATCAACGGACGTGACCCAGAGACGGACGATGTCGGCCCCCATCTTCTTAATGATTTCGTCAGGTGCAATCGTATTTCCGATGGACTTGGACATCTTGTGACCGTCTTTATCCAGCGTAAATCCTTGGGAGACCACCTGCTTATATGGGGCCTTCCCCGTTGCCACAACACTCGTGATTAAACTAGAGTTGAACCAGCCCCGGTATTGGTCGGAACCTTCCAGATAAAGGTCGGCTGGGAAGTCCAGGTAATCACGTTCGGCCAGAACACCCTGATGAGACGAACCGGAGTCGAACCAAACATCCATGATGTCGTTTTCCTTCGTGAATTCGCCATTCGGTGAGTGTTCACTCGTGAAACCGTCTGGCAAGAGATCCTTGGCTTCGCGTTTGAACCAGATGTTAGACCCGTACTTGCCGAAGAGATCGGCCACGTGGTTCACCGTTTCCGGCGTGATGATGGCTTCTCCATCTTCACCGTAGAAGATAGGGAGCGGCACACCCCAGACCCGTTGCCGGGAGATAACCC contains:
- a CDS encoding NUDIX hydrolase, which produces MDLEEHVESTEELYDGVIVKLERQSVRLPNGDTATREIVRHAGAVGILALTDDHKMILERQWRAPIAAATLEIPAGKLDSRDADNVEHAVMRELNEEIRYQPGQLKRITGFYSSVGFSDEYMTLFMATDLKPVTTKLPRDRGENLELLTVTKQEAQAMIESGEINDAKTITAIYYWLLQK
- a CDS encoding cold shock domain-containing protein — protein: MLTGKVKSYSEQRGFGFITTPEGEDVFVYYTGIIGEGEGFLKLEPGQTVQFVIVQGIRGPQAAKVTPVVTGSTEEA
- the ileS gene encoding isoleucine--tRNA ligase gives rise to the protein MRVKDTLNLGKTKFKMRGNLPVKEVERQKVWAENKIYEARQKLNEGKPTFILHDGPPYANGPIHMGHALNKISKDIIVRYKSMSGYRAPYVPGWDTHGLPIEQQLTKAGYDRKKMSTAEFRDLCREYALKQVNLQRDGFKRLGVSAEWDNPYLTLKPEFEAAEVRVFGEFAKRGLIYKGKRPVYWSWSSESAMAEAEVEYHDVTSPSAFYGEKVIDGKGVLDDDTYLVVWTTTPWTIPGSEGITIDAGIEYAVVQPAGEDRKFVLASDLVAENAERFGWEDVKVLKTVMGQDMDNIIAQHPFIADRKLVVMLGDFVTTDSGTGLVHTAPGLGEDDFNVGKLYNLPVLVPVNDQGYMTAEAGPDFDGVFYDDANQIALDKLKAANALLKYMPYEHSYPFDWRTKKPVIFRATPQWFASVDKIRDEILDSLTDVKFQPDWGKRRLANMIKDRGDWVISRQRVWGVPLPIFYGEDGEAIITPETVNHVADLFGKYGSNIWFKREAKDLLPDGFTSEHSPNGEFTKENDIMDVWFDSGSSHQGVLAERDYLDFPADLYLEGSDQYRGWFNSSLITSVVATGKAPYKQVVSQGFTLDKDGHKMSKSIGNTIAPDEIIKKMGADIVRLWVTSVDSSADVRVSTESFVKISDSYKKLRNTMRYLLANTSDFDPKTDAVAVDQLTSVDRHMLYKLNAFTKSVEAHYDNFDFLNIYKELINFVVTDLSAFYLDFAKDILYIDAADSKARRSMQTVFYQIAVNLTKLITPILPHTAEELWGFLKEPEGFVQLAEMPKVLDMDDANEVADDGESSAWDHFMKLRSHVLKALEEARDAKLIGKAAEAHLDLYIDDQTKTLLDKLNINVQQILLVSGLDFAALDQAPADALTFDHVAVKVTAAAGEVCDRCRLTKEDVGSDADYPHFCARCAAIVRENFPETATEGFDEK